From a single Plasmodium coatneyi strain Hackeri chromosome 4, complete sequence genomic region:
- a CDS encoding Eukaryotic translation initiation factor 5A, protein MSDHETYDNIDAGASQTYPVQAGAIKKNGHVMLKEHPCKVVDYSTSKTGKHGHAKAHIVGIDIFTGKKYEDICPTSHNMDVPVVKRTELQLIDITEDGFVSLLYDNGETKDDLSLPKDSDGNPDDVAKQIRTLFDSGKSVLVSVLSACGQEKIIAVKELSS, encoded by the coding sequence ATGTCAGACCACGAAACATATGATAACATTGATGCAGGAGCATCCCAGACGTACCCTGTACAGGCAGGTGCGATAAAGAAGAACGGACACGTAATGCTAAAGGAGCATCCTTGCAAGGTTGTAGACTATTCAACGTCCAAAACGGGAAAGCATGGTCATGCCAAGGCACACATTGTAGGCATTGATATTTTTACTGGAAAAAAGTATGAGGATATATGCCCAACTTCCCACAATATGGATGTACCTGTGGTGAAGAGAACTGAGTTGCAGTTGATTGACATAACGGAGGATGGTTTTGTTTCTTTACTATACGATAATGGAGAGACCAAGGATGACTTAAGCTTACCAAAGGATTCAGATGGAAACCCAGATGATGTGGCCAAGCAGATTCGTACCCTTTTCGATAGCGGCAAGTCTGTGTTAGTGAGTGTTTTGTCCGCATGTGGCCAGGAGAAGATCATCGCTGTTAAGGAGTTGTCATCTTAG
- a CDS encoding SICA antigen, with the protein MNKGYFGMLVKLRRRYRRAYQVRGPTVEGQLLDHVDQDGDPHAYTIVKERKPRSTPIKRRNKRCVDRRAGRRGGVRRRTVIDIHLEVLDECQKGDTKLVQEDFLKFWFKNLWVLSS; encoded by the exons atgaataaagga tactttggaatgcttgTTAAGCTAAGACGGCGTTACCGAAGAGcttatcaagtacgtggtccaaCTGTGGAAGGACAACTTCttgatcatgtggaccaGGATGGTGatccacatgcatataccatagtaaaggaacgcaaacctcgttctacgcctataaaaaggaggaacaaacgGTGCGTTGATCGCCGTGCCGGTCGTCGtggtggtgtacgtcgccgcactgttattgatattcatttagaagtcttagacgaatgtcaaaaaggggacaccAAACTGGTACAGGAAGactttttgaaattttggttcaagaatttatgggttCTAAGTtcataa
- a CDS encoding KIR protein has translation MCKYKEGNLALSQLPSREKYSELKEKSENGGDTECKSGVKAKLGTHITNNGTTVNKIMGAFCHINEVEEKKRNSEEWCDYLYFWVGKMLSRNMEDTKFKTTMEKCRNDVFDGQKESKCEFPYTPTKKEVFAAYRRMFDYQKDKDFIRPELRGKGVTCPTKYSTYLRKVRYAYKVMSAECKQEGNSTFEWCKKFEGWYPQYKSRNKLDLKCKLEKMAKHKPEEELSPQVEPSSSSGSDPIETTNTKMTPAISGAAATIAGLGTVAFFLYKVTTQL, from the exons ATGTGTAAATACAAG gaaggGAATCTAGCTTTAAGTCAATTACCCTCAAGGGAAAAGTATAGtgaattaaaggaaaaatccgAAAATGGTGGAGATACAGAGTGCAAAAGTGGAGTGAAGGCTAAATTAGGAACGCATATTACAAATAATGGTACTActgtaaataaaattatgggGGCATTTTGCCATATAaatgaagtggaagaaaagaaacgtAACAGTGAAGAGTGGTGCGATTACCTCTATTTTTGGGTGGGTAAAATGTTATCGAGAAATATGGAGGACACAAAATTCAAGACAACTATGGAGAAATGTAGGAATGATGTGTTCGACGGTCAGAAGGAAAGTAAGTGTGAATTCCCTTACACTccgacaaaaaaagaagtatttGCAGCTTACAGAAGAATGTTCGATTATCAGAAGGACAAAGATTTTATAAGACCGGAGTTGAGGGGTAAGGGGGTAACGTGTCCTACAAAATATAGCACATATTTAAGAAAAGTACGGTATGCTTATAAAGTTATGAGTGCGGAGTGTaagcaggaaggaaataGTACTTTTGAATGGTGTAAGAAGTTTGAAGGGTGGTATCCCCAATATAAGAGTAGGAACAAGTTAGACTTAAAGTGTaaactggaaaaaatggcaaagcaTAAACCAGAGGAGGAGTTATCACCTCAAGTGGAACCATCCTCTTCAAGTGGTTCAGACCCTATAGAAACCACCAACACCAAAATGACCCCTGCTATATCTGGTGCAGCCGCCACCATTGCAGGACTTGGCACTGTTGCAttctttctatataaggtaactACACAACTATAA